The Buchnera aphidicola (Brevicoryne brassicae) DNA window TATTTCTACAGCTTTATTAGAAAACATGACACGAAATGAAATAGAAGCTGTTATTGCACATGAAATTAGTCATATTTCAAATGGTGATATGATTACTATGACATTAGTACAAGGAGTAGTTAATACTTTCGTAATTTTTATATCTCGAATTTTATCACAAATAATAAATAGTGTAGTATCAAATAATCGAAACGAAAATAACGTAGAAGAAAAAAACTCATTTTTTTATTTTTTAATTTCTACATTATTAGAATTAATTTTTGGTGTACTAGCTAGTATTATCACAATGTGGTTTTCTAGACATAGAGAATTTTATGCTGACGCTAGTTCCGCTAAGTTAGTAGGTCGCGAAAAAATGATTTCTGCCTTAAACCGTTTAAAAACAAGTTACGAACCACAAGAATCTGATAATATGATAGCATTATGTATACATGGAAAAAAATCTAATTCTTTTTTAAAATTATTTGCTTCTCATCCTTCTTTAGAAAAAAGAATAGAAGCATTACGTAATCAAGAATATATGTAATAAAAAGCATTTTTCTCTTAATAGAAAAAACAAACTTCTATTAGGAGAATAAATAATATATCAATAAAATTAAAAATTAAACTTGTTTTTTTATGTGAAAATGTTATATTAAATGATATAATTTTTATTATTACATTATAATTTTTAATTAAATTTTAGGTAAAAAACAAGCTACAATTCTGTTTATGCATAGAATCTTAAAGTTTAAAAAGTTTAGAGTAAAGACGTTGACACAACTTCTCTTGCCCCAATCTTAAATTCATGCCCTATAACAGTAGTGTTTTTTTTCTCTATAAATTAGTATTTAACACTAATAAATATTCGTAAGGAAGTTACAAAATGGCTAAGATTAAAGGTCAAGTTAAGTGGTTCAACGAATCTAAAGGTTTTGGTTTTATCACACCATCAGATGGCAGTAAAGATGTTTTTGTTCATTTTTCTTCAATTCAAGGAAATGGATTTAAAACATTAACTGAAGGACAAAATGTTGAATTTGAAATTCAAGATGGCCAAAAAGGTCCAGCTGCAATAAACGTTTTTTCTATATAAAAAATCAAAACATTTAATTGATAAATTAAAAGCCCTCTGTGAAAAGATCAGAGGACTTTATTGAAAGATTTAATAATAATTTTAATAAAAAATCTTATTTTTTCTATTATCAAAACAACTTTTTATTTTTTAACTTCTAAAAATCTATTAACGTTCAGCATTTTTAATTATTAAAAAAATATATTTAAATAAAATATTAATTTTTAATGACTATGTAAAAATACCCATTTTAAGCATTAATTTGCGGATGTAATCTCTCAAAAAACATATTCAATCATATATGATCTAACTTATTTCAAAATTTTTATCTTCTAAAATATAATCAAAAATAGAGTATATCAAAATTCTATATGATATATTTTAAATAAATTAAACGTCACACTGTCCTATTTTCTTTTATGGAGTTTTTCTGATGGAGTTTTTTTTAGACCCGTCAACTTGGGCAGGCTTATTAACTCTAGTTATTCTAGAAGTAGTATTAGGAATTGATAATTTAATTTTTGTAGCAATTTTATCAGAAAAACTACCTCCAAATCAAAGAGATCAAGCACGTTTAATTGGTTTAGGATTAGCTTTAATGATGCGTTTAGCACTGCTATCATTAATATCTTGGGTTGTAACGCTCAATTCCCCTATTATTGACAATAATTTTTTTTCTTTATCAATACGTGACCTTATTCTTTTATTTGGTGGTTTATTTCTATTATTTAAAACCACAATAGAATTGCATGAACGACTAGAAAGTAATTATCATGAAAGTTCAGAAAATAAAAGTTATGCAGGTTTTTGGGCTGTAGTCATTCAAATAGTTGTATTAGACGCTGTTTTTTCTCTGGATGCAATAATAACAGCAGTTGGTATGGTTAATCAGCTATTAATTATGATGATAGCTGTTATATTAGCAACAATTTTAATGTTGTTCGCATCAAAAATATTAACTAATTTTATTAATCTTCATCAAACAGTAGTAGTACTATGTCTTAGTTTTTTGTTAATGATTGGTTTTAGTTTAGTTACAGAAGCATTGAAATTTTATATACCAAAAGGATATTTATATGCTGCAATAGGTTTTTCTATTTTAATAGAAGTTTTTAATCAAATAGCTCGTCATAATTTTATGAAAAATCAATCTAGAAGACCTATGAGACAAAGAGCAGCTGAAGCTATTTTACGCTTAATGATAGGAGAAAAAAACAAAAAACAAAAAATAAAAGAAACAAAACATAATAATAAAATCCAATCAATTCAATCTTCATCAGAAATGGAAACATTTAAAGATGAAGAAAGATATATGATTAATAGCGTTCTTACTTTAGCAGGAAGATCTATTAGAAGTATTATGACTCCACGAAGTAATATTTCTTGGGTAAATACAGAAAAAAGCACTGATGAAATTCGGAGGCAATTATTAGATACTCCTCATAGTTTGTTTCCAGTATGTAAAGGAGAATTAGATGAAATAATAGGAATTGTTCGTGCTAAAGAATTATTAGTCGCACTTGAAAAAAAAATAGATGTATTTAGTTTTTCAAGTAAAATATTACCTATTATAATACCTGATACATTAGACCCTATAAACCTTCTTGGTGCGCTTCGACGTGCTCAGGGGAGTTTCGTTATCGTTAGCAATGAATTTGGAGTAGTACAAGGATTAATTACACCTCTAGATGTTTTAGAAGCTATAGCAGGAGAATTTCCGGATGCCGATGAAACACCAGATATTATAAAGGAAAATAATAGTTGGTTAGTAAAAGGTGAAACTGACTTACATTCATTACAACAACTGCTTAATACTGAAGAATTAATTAAAGAAAATAATTATGCTTCTTTAGGAGGTTTGTTAATTGCCCAAAAGGGTCAGTTACCTCTTCCAGGAGAAGTAATTTATATTCATCCTTTTCGTTTTCATATTGTTAAGGCAACAGAATATCGAATTGATTTAGTAAGAATTATTAAAAATAATGATGATATTCAAGAACATTTAAAATAACAATTTATATTTTTTTATAAAAAAACCGTATATTTTTTGAGATAAATATGCCTAATACAATTCTAACACTTGACACTTCGATTGATTTTTGTTCAATTGCAATATATAAAAAAAATTCTATTTATTCATTATCAGAACCATGTAAAAAAACACATACTAAAAAAATACTTCCTATGCTTCAAAAGATATTATTCCAAACAAAAACAAAACTAAAAGAACTGAATTACATTGCTTTTTCAAAAGGACCTGGAAATTTTACTGGTCTAAGAATTGCTGCAAGCATAGCACAAAGTTTATCTTTAAGCTTAAATATTCCTATAATTAGTATTTCTACTTTAGCAATTATGGCTGAAAAAGCATGGCGAAAATATAAAAAAAAAAAATAATTGTTTTAATAACTGCAAAAACGACACATGTTTATTGGGGAAAATATACAAGAAATAAACAATCTATTTGGATAGGAGAAAATACTGAAATTCTTCTTGAAAAAAAAATAATTGAAAAAAAAATAAACAATTTAAAAAAAAAATGGACTCTTGTTAGTAATGGACCAATAAATGCTAAATATAAAGATTTTTTAAATATAAATGAAATAAAATATTTTTTTCCTAATGCAAAAGATATTATTCCTTTTGTGTTATTAAATATAAAAAATAAAAAAAATCACTTTACAGAAAGTAAAGTAAATTATTTATATAACTTCTAAAAAATAAATATTTTATCTTTTAAAAAAATCAATACTGAAAATTTTAAATATATTCAGTATTGATTATACTAAATAGACATAAAATATATAAAATATATGTTAAAATATGAATTGTGAATTTTTATTAGTTTTAATTTATTTTAGTATTTTCTTTTGCTAATTTAATCAGGCAAAATTATATTTAACTCTAATATAGAAATGTCTTGATTTTTTTGTTCTAATTGTACAGTTACCATATTAGGTTCAATATGTACATATTTACAAATTACAGATAATATTTCACGCTTTAACTTAGGAAAATAATCTGGTTGATTATTGTATTTTCTTTGTTCTGCAACAATTATTTGTAATCTTTCTTTTGCAATATTAGCAGTATTTTTGTGTCGGGATAAAAAAAAGTCCAACAAAGCCATATCTATCTCCCGAATAAACGTTGGAAAAAACTTTTTCTTTCTTCTTCAATAAAACGAAAACGATGCTTTTCACCTAGTAATCGATTAACAGTATCAAAGTAAGCATTTCCTGCATTTGAATTAATGTCTAATATTATAGATTCGCCTTGATTAGATGCACGTAGAACAGATGGGTCTTCTGGGATCACCCCAATTATGGGTATTTGAAGGATTTCTATAACATCTGTCATGCTTAACATTTCTCCTTTCTTAACACGAGTAGGATTATAGCGTGTCAATAAAAGATGCTCTTTTATGGGAGTTTTGTTTTGTTTAGCTCTTTTTGATTTAGATGAAATAATTCCTAGGATTCGATCAGAATCTCGCACTGAAGAAACTTCTGGATTAGTTGTAATAATAGCTTCATCTGCAAAATATATCGCTAAAATAGCACCAGTTTCAATTCCTGCTGGTGAGTCACAAATAATAAAATCAAATTTCATTCTTATCAGTTCTTCTAAAACTTTTTCAACTCCTATATATGTTAAAGCATCTTTATCTCGAGTTTGTGATGCTGGTAAGATAAATAAATTATTTGTTTTTTTATCTTTAATTAAAGCTTGATTTAATGTTGCATCACCTTGAATAACATTAATGAAATCATATACTACTCTACGTTCGCAACCCATTATCAAATCTAAATTTCTCAATCCTATATCAAAATCTATGACAACAGTTTTTTTACCTTTCTTTGCTAAACCAGTTGCAATTGCTGCGCTTGAAGTAGTTTTACCTACACCTCCCTTCCCTGAAGTTATTACAATAATCCGTGTCATATAAACATATCCTTAAAAAAATATACTTAACCCAGAGGATTTATAGTTAAAAATTTATTTTTTAAGTAAATTTGAGCTGATTTTCCAATAAATTCTGATGGTATTTGATCTGATAACCAATATTCACCAGATATAGAAACTAATTCTGCAAATAATCCCATACAAAATATTTTTCTAGTCGTATCGCCATTAGCACCAGCAAGAACTCTACCTCGAACAATACCATAAATATGAATATTTCCGTCTGCTACTAATTCAGCTCCAGCACTAACATTGTTAATAACTATTAAATCTGCGTGTTTGGCATAAATTTTTTGACCTGAACGTACAGGTATATCTACAATTTGAGTTTTTTCCCTTTTCTTTTCTATATTTTTTTTTTCATTCAGTAAAAAATTGATATCAGAACTATGAATAATATCTATTTTTTGATTTTTGTTTTTTTTAGTTTCTGATAAAACAGGTAATCCTGAATCAATAATACTTTTTTTTAAAGTATTGTCTTTACATCCACTAACACCGATAACAGAAAAACCATGAGAAAGAATAATTTCCTGAATTTTTTTCCAATCTTCTATATTACACAATTCTGAAATATTGACAATAACAGGTGCATTTTTAAAAAAATTCGGACATTCTTGAATTTTTTTATATAAAGATTTATTTATTAAATCTATACTATGATTGTTTAAATACAATACTAATAATGTAAAATTACTACCTTTAATTTCAATAGATTTTTTTTGCATATTTATTGCTCAATAATATTTTACTTATATGCACATAAAAATTTTATACAACAAAACATTTTTTTAATTAAAAACAAATAAAATTTTGTACAAAATGAATTATAATATAAATATTATATGATAACAATTTCTATTTTTTCAGTTTTAAATACCTTTAAAAAAAGAAGGAATAATTTAATTTTGATATTTTCTAAAAACAGTCAACTTATATTACGTAATAGAAAAATATTTAGAACAAAAAGAGTTTTTTTTTCAGGAAATATAAAAGATAATTTACCAATGCATTTATCTACTAATCAAACAAAGATAAACTTTCAAAAATATAATGATTGTATTAATTTTCAAAAAAAAAATAATACTAAAAACATTAATGTTTACAATGAATTATTAGTTTCAGAACAAATGACTCAAAATTGCGATACCATAATTTATTATTGGCCAAAAAGTAAATCTGAAGCAAAGTTTCAATTAATTAATATAATGTCTTGTTTTCCAATTGGAACTAAAATATTTATTGTTGGAGATAATTCTAGTGGAGTAAAAAGTGCACCATTAATATTAAAAAAGTGGCTTGACTTAAAAAAAATAGATAATGCAAAACATTGCATATTAATTTTTGGATTTCTAAAAAAGAAAATAAAATTTACAATAAAAGATTTTTTTAAAACACATATATGGAAAGATTTTTCTATAAAATCTTTACCTGGTGTTTTTGGTTATAAAAAAATTGATGAAGGAAGCAAGTTACTTGCTTCGACTTTTTCAGAAAATATAAATGGAAAAATTTTAGATATTGGCAGTGGAACAGGATTTTTATCTGTATGTTTATTATATTCTTCACCCAAGGCTAATTTAACCTTAACAGATAATAGCGTAACTGCATTAGAATGCAGTAAAGAAACACTTTATACAAATAAATTAAAAGGAGACGTTATAATTAGTGATTTATACTCAAATATTTTTAATAAATTTGATTTAATTATTTCTAATCCACCTTTTCACGAAGATTTAAGTGTTAATTTTGACATAACTAAAAAAATAATATCTTATTCTATAAGATATTTAAGAAAGAAAGGTGAACTTAGATTTGTTACAAATATTTGTTTTAACTATGATTTTTTATTAAATAAAATTTTTAAAACGTATTCTGTAATGAAAAAAAACAATAAATTTAAAGTATATCAAGCTTTTTTAAAATAAAAAAAATTTGGTACCCGGAGCGGGACTTGAACCCGCAAAGCCATAAAAGCCGAGGGATTTTAAGTCCCTTGTGTCTACCAATTTCACCATCCGGGCTTAGAGGCGTATCCCGGAATCGAACCGGGTTGCACGGATTTGCAATCCGCTACATATCCAATCTGTCAACACGCCTGTATTTTTATTATAGAAAAAAAAAACAAAAATTACAAATAAAAAAAAATTTTTTTATTAATTTTAAAAATATAGAACAAAAAATAAAATTATCTTTACAATTAGTTATTTAATGATTTATTATAACTATGAATATGATATTACCTCTCCCGGAGAGATGGCCGAGTGGTTTAAGGCAGCGGTCTTGAAAACCGCCGACGAGAAATTGTCCGAGAGTTCGAATCTCTCTCTCTCCGAAAATCATATTAAAATAAGAAAACTTTAATTAAAATATCCTTTCCTAATTATTCACATTTTATCTTAAAAAATCAAAATATAACCTCAAATCGTATTGCATTATTGAGTATCTGATAAAACTGATATTTCTACACGACGGTCAGGAGCCAAGCAACTAATTAGTAAAGATCGATTTTTAACATCTTTACACACTTGATTAGTCAAAGGGTATAATTCTCCCATACCTTGAACTATTATTTGATCCCTAGAAAAACCGCGTGAAGTTAAATAATTTTTAATACTATAAGCACGATCTTCAGATAGTTTTTTATTATATTCCTCATTACCTATTCTATCTGAATGTCCTGAAAGAATAATTGAAATATTTTTTAACTGCATTTTTTTAATATCATCATCTAACTTATTCAGTTTATCATAAGAAATAGGTTTTAAATCTGTACTATTAAAAGGAAAGTTAATATTTTCGTTTAATACATTATACTGTTTATTTAGCAAATCAGAATCATAAGATGAAAAAAAATCATTTATATGAGATTTTCCAAATTTCCATCCAAAAGAAAAAATTGCATCTCCTAAAGAAGGTTTGACAGATAAATCTATTAAATTTTTAACTTTGTTTTTCCATGTATAATCCAATCTAGTAATAAATTTTTCATTAAAAATATATTCTGCACCTAAAGAAACACTGGGAAATAATGAACTTTCTTTAGTAAACATAGCCTTTAAATTGTCTTTAGAAACAAGATCATCCCAAAAAACTATCCCACCCAATCTGGTGTAAAGATGAAAATTATCTGTTACTGGATATGATAATTTTGTTGTAACCTGAACACTATTAGCCTGCATATATGTTTCATTTTTTTTAAATATTTTATGAGGAAAAAAACCATTGGTATTATTTTCTATTTCCAATCCAAAATATGGATTAAATTCATATCCTAAAAAAAGTCCTATCACTGGAGCGCTTAAATTTTCTTTTAAAAGAAAGTTATCTTCTACTTTTTTAGATTTTTTAATATCATAACTATATTTTAAAGGATTAAAATAAGACCATCCAATTTTTGTCCCTAAATACCATCCATTTTGCTCTTCAGATTGAACAGACGTAACTAAACTTGCTAATAAAAATACGATAGCAAGAGCTCGTTTTTTCATTTGAGTCTCCCTTATTGTTAGAAAAATTAAAAATAATTAAAATTTATATAAGATTTTTATACACATAATACAAAAAGCAATTTTTTTTATAATTATTTAAATCATTAATTTGTTTTATATTAAAATAATTAATATTATACTAGGTTAAAATATTCTATTTATCATATATTATATAATAAATATGATATGAATAATATATTAACAGTTTTAATTATATTATTAATATAATACTATTATATTTCAGACTTGTTATAAGAAAAATTTAATATACGTATCCCTAAAATATTTAACATAAATAAATAGACTATTCCAGAAACAAACAAAACGAAAATTAAGCGCATTATTTTATTAAAAAAAGAACCTATATTCCAAAGAGGCATAAAATTTAATATCAAAAATAAAACTAAAATCATTACTAATGTTGATAAAATTAAATTAAAAATAAAAATTACTTCTCTGAACTTAAAAAAAATCATTTTTCTTTTATATAACTCTGAGTACAATAGTAAAAAATGTATCCAACTGGAAATACTGATTGATAAAGCAAGACCTGCATGTTTAAAATAAAAAATTAAAAATGGATTCATTAATTGTGTTAAACACAATGTGAACAATGAGAATTTCATAGGAATATTTATTTTTTCACAAGAGTAAAAAACAGAAGACAAAATCTTTACCAAGATAAAAGAAATTAAACCACAGGAATAATATTTTAATACTTTTTCAGTCATTAAAACATCAAAATACGTAAATTTTCCATATTGAAAAAGTACTATAATAATTGGTTTTGCAAGAAAAAAAAGTATCAAAGAACTGGGTACTGATAAAACTAAACCAATACGAAAACCCCAATTAACTAACTCTTTATACTCTGATTTTCTATTTTTTTTATAATTTTTTGTAAGAGATGTAAATAAAATGGTATTTAACGATACACCTAATATACCTATTGGAAATTCTATTAATCTATCAGCATAATATATCCAAGATATTGATCCAGAATTAAGTAACGAGCTAAAAATAGTATTAATAATTAAAGAAATTTGATTAGCAGAAGTTCCTAAAATAGAAGGTACTATATTTTTTAAAACTCTTATTAAGCCAATATTTTTCCAATTAAAATTTGGTTTTACTAACATATTTATACGATATAAAAAAGGACACTGATAAAATAATTGTAAAAAACCACCTATAATAACAGCCCATGCTAAAGAAATAATAGAAGGATAAAAAAAAGAACTAAAAAACACAGAAAAAATAATAATACTAATATTTAAAAATATTGGAGATAACGCAGGTATAGCAAAATAATTCCAACTATTCAAAATCGATGAAAAAAATGAAGATAAAGAAACAAATAAAATATAAGGAAACATAATTGTTAATAAATTTTTAGATAATTCTAATTTTCCTGATGAATCTAAAAAACCTGGTGCATTAACTAAAATCAAAAAATGAGAAAAAAACATTCCTAACATTGTCAAACATAATAGAATAAAAATCATAAAACTAAATATAGAAGAAATAAATTCTTGCATATACTTTTTATTTTTATTAGATTTATATTCCATTAATACAGGAATAAATGCTTGAGAAAACGCTCCATCTGAAAAAATACGACGAAATAAGTTAGGAATTTTAAAAGACACAAAAAAAGCATCTGTAAACATAGAAGCGCCAAACGTACTTGCAATTAAAATATCTCGAATAAAACCCAATATACGAGATATTAAAGTTATAAAACTAACTGACATCAAAGATTTTAAAAGATTCATTTTAAACTAACCTATGTACTTTTAAAAAACACCTAAATTATTTTTTAATCATTAAGAAAAAAATGACTGAAACTAAAAAAAGAATAACAATTATAAAACCAGATGATTGTCATGTTCATCTAAGAGATAGTGAAATTTTAAAAAAAGTTATTAAGTATACTGGAAAATTTTATAAAAGAGCTGTAATTATGCCAAATCTTGATGATCCTATTACAAATCTTTCTAAAGCTATTTCTTATCGTGATAGAATTTTAAATTCCATGCACCCAAATTATATATTTCAACCATTAATGACGTGTTATTTGACTCATTCTACAATTCCTAAAGAATTGGAAATTGGGTTTTCTAAAAAAATATTCATAGCCGCTAAATTATATCCTAGTTATTCTACAACTAACTCAAAAGAAGGTGTTAAAAATATTAATTTTATCACTCATATTTTAGAGTGTATGGAAAAAATTGGAATGCCATTACTAATTCATGGTGAAGAAACTGATCAAAATATTGATATCTATGATAGAGAAGCGGTTTTTATTGAAAATACTTTAGAACCCTTACGTAAAAAATTTCCAAAGTTAAAAATAGTATTAGAACATATAACAACTAAAGAATCTGTAGAATATGTTAAAAAACATAATTCTAAATATCTTTCTGCAACTATTACACCACATCATTTAATTTTAAATCGAAATCATATGTTTTCTAAAGGAATACAACCATATTTATATTGTTTACCTATATTAAAAAAGAATTTTCATCAACAAGTATTAAGAGAAGCTATAGCTAGCGGAGATAAGCATTTTTTTTTAGGAAGTGACACAGCACCGCATTTACATAAAAATAAAATTAATTTTTTTGGACATGCTGGTATATTTAATGCACCATCTTCTTTGTTATGTTATGTTACAATTTTTGAAAAAATGAATGCTTTAAAACATTTACAATCTTTTTGTTCAGAAAATGGACCTAAATTTTATAATATACCTGTTAATCAAGAAACAATTACGCTAGTTAAAAAACCATATAAAATATTAAAAAAAATCAGTATTGGAAAAGATATGATCATTCCATTTTTAGCAGGAAAAACTTTAAATTGGTCTCTTGAAACTTAGTTTTTATTAAAGTATTATTTTAGTAGTATTTTTTTTAAATTTTTAAATTTCCATTAATATCATAAATAACTCTTTTTTGATATGATGAAAACAATTCTAAAAAATATTGATTTAAATATAAATTTTTATTTATAAGAATTTTATTTTTAAGATTTAACTTTTTTAATAAAAAACATTTTTTTAAAATAATATGCCAAGAATTTTCTAATTGCTTGTAATTTTTATAAGGCGAAAACATATTGAATTTTTTTTCAAGAGACAATCTATTTTTATTTAAGATAAAAAATTTTTCAAATAAAATTGTTTTTTTCTTAAAAATTAATTCTAATACATCTATATTTGTATTAGGATTTAACAAATTATCATATTCTTGATTTAAAATATTTTCTATTGAAATTAAAATATCTTTTATCGTAAATATTGTATCTATTAAAGTTTTCATGGTCTTATTAATTCATTGAAAAAGTATTGTAAATATAATATAAAAAACATGTAATTATATCAATAAAATCATATTATAAGAATTTCAATTATTTAAAAAATATACTATTCTTTTGTTTAATTTATTTAATTAAAAAAATTACTGTAGAAGAGAAACTATTACTTCACCATTTTTATTAACAACACCAGTAATAATTTTACCATTTTTTGTTTTAACACGTACATTTTCATTTTCAGCTCCATTGCTTAAAGATTTTGCTTGAGAAGAAACTGTAAAGCTTTTTCCATAAATAATGAGAGTAATTTGTTGATTAAATTCCACTAGCCAAGATGGTCTTGTCATACAAGACGTTATTGGTTGTAATGGGAAAATATCACGTAAATTTACTCTATTAACAACATCTTTTTTATTAAGATAAGTATTATTAGGTAATTGATCTAATCTTCCTATTAAAATTTTTAAATCTGATTCCTGTATTTTAGTACCTCGAGGAATTTTTCTATTAGCTACAATGTACTCTCCTTTTTCTTGAAGTTCAATTTTTAAATAGTGATGTTTTTTACCACAAATGACAATAACATCTGTTAAACCTAAATAATGAAAATTATTTAAAATAGAAAAATAAGGTTTTTTACAATATATATTTTTTTTCGGTGGAGTACGTATTATAATATTTACGTTTTCTTTTAAAGAAAACTCTTTTTTAAAGAAATTGTTTAATTGATCAGTTAAAGTGATAGAATTAACTTTAAGAGGTAAAACAAACAAAAAAAAATAAACCAGTATTTTCATTAATATCATTAATATTCCTTATATTTATATTAATGTAGTATAAATTTATATAAAAATTATTTTCTTGATAGAAATAATAAAAGTATAATATAAAAAAATCTTTTATTTTAATATTTATAATTATTACAAAAATTTTTCATACTATATATTTTAGGATAAAAAATGTTTAGCAAAATAAACCAAATATTCGATTTTCACCAAAAATCATTAAATTTATATGCTAAAAGACAAGAGATTTTAGCTTCTAATATTGCTAATGCAGATACACCTGGATATAAATCTGTAGATATTAATTTTACTAATGAACTTAATAAAATAATAAAAAGTAATATTAAAAACAAAAATATTACTCTTAAAAAAACTTCTTCTAAACATTTGAATGGTAAAAATAACAATTTTTTTTCACCTGAAATTATTTCAGTAGTTACAAATCAAAAAAAACCAGATGGTAATACAGTAAATATGGATAGAGAAAGAATTGAATTTTTAAATAATAGTTTAAAATATCAATCAAATTTAGCGTTTATGAAGAATGAAATTAAAAATATAATGCGTATTTTACAAGGATAATATAAATTATGTCTCTTCTAAACATATTTAATATTGCAGGATCAGCAATGACTGCACAATCACAAAAAATAAATGTAATTGCTAGTAATTTAGCTAATATGGATAGTGTAATACATAAAAATGGAAAATTTTACCCTTATGTTGCAAAAAAAGTTATTTTTGAATTAGATTCTTCAAAAAATTCAAAAATTGGAGGAGTTAAAATATCTGGTATAATTGATGATACCAGCCCTATGAATCTTGTATATGATCCAAACAATCCTATGGCTAATCATAAAGGTTATATTTTAACATCAAATGTTAATCCTATAACCGAAACAGTAAATAATATTTCAGCAGCGAGAAGTTATCAAGCAAATATAGAAGTATTAAAAACAGCTAAATTTATGATATCTAAAACATTAACAATCATTGAATAATGGAGAATATATGACTACCATTAATGTGGATTCACATATAGATAATAATTTTATTGAAAAAAATGATAATGATTTACAAAATAAATTTAATCCATTAGATTTACAAAAAAATTTTTTAAGTCTTCTAATTGCACAAATTAAAAATCAAGATCCAACTGATCCAATTAAAAATACAGAGTTAACATCACAATTAGCTCAAATTAATACAGCAAGTGGAATTGAAAGATTAAATAATACTGTAGGACAGTTTTCTAATCAAATCAATCAACATAAAAATATTCAAGTATCTTCACTAATTGGACGTCGT harbors:
- the murJ gene encoding murein biosynthesis integral membrane protein MurJ — encoded protein: MNLLKSLMSVSFITLISRILGFIRDILIASTFGASMFTDAFFVSFKIPNLFRRIFSDGAFSQAFIPVLMEYKSNKNKKYMQEFISSIFSFMIFILLCLTMLGMFFSHFLILVNAPGFLDSSGKLELSKNLLTIMFPYILFVSLSSFFSSILNSWNYFAIPALSPIFLNISIIIFSVFFSSFFYPSIISLAWAVIIGGFLQLFYQCPFLYRINMLVKPNFNWKNIGLIRVLKNIVPSILGTSANQISLIINTIFSSLLNSGSISWIYYADRLIEFPIGILGVSLNTILFTSLTKNYKKNRKSEYKELVNWGFRIGLVLSVPSSLILFFLAKPIIIVLFQYGKFTYFDVLMTEKVLKYYSCGLISFILVKILSSVFYSCEKINIPMKFSLFTLCLTQLMNPFLIFYFKHAGLALSISISSWIHFLLLYSELYKRKMIFFKFREVIFIFNLILSTLVMILVLFLILNFMPLWNIGSFFNKIMRLIFVLFVSGIVYLFMLNILGIRILNFSYNKSEI
- a CDS encoding OmpA family protein gives rise to the protein MKKRALAIVFLLASLVTSVQSEEQNGWYLGTKIGWSYFNPLKYSYDIKKSKKVEDNFLLKENLSAPVIGLFLGYEFNPYFGLEIENNTNGFFPHKIFKKNETYMQANSVQVTTKLSYPVTDNFHLYTRLGGIVFWDDLVSKDNLKAMFTKESSLFPSVSLGAEYIFNEKFITRLDYTWKNKVKNLIDLSVKPSLGDAIFSFGWKFGKSHINDFFSSYDSDLLNKQYNVLNENINFPFNSTDLKPISYDKLNKLDDDIKKMQLKNISIILSGHSDRIGNEEYNKKLSEDRAYSIKNYLTSRGFSRDQIIVQGMGELYPLTNQVCKDVKNRSLLISCLAPDRRVEISVLSDTQ
- the flgN gene encoding flagellar export chaperone FlgN — its product is MKTLIDTIFTIKDILISIENILNQEYDNLLNPNTNIDVLELIFKKKTILFEKFFILNKNRLSLEKKFNMFSPYKNYKQLENSWHIILKKCFLLKKLNLKNKILINKNLYLNQYFLELFSSYQKRVIYDINGNLKI
- the pyrC gene encoding dihydroorotase, which translates into the protein MTETKKRITIIKPDDCHVHLRDSEILKKVIKYTGKFYKRAVIMPNLDDPITNLSKAISYRDRILNSMHPNYIFQPLMTCYLTHSTIPKELEIGFSKKIFIAAKLYPSYSTTNSKEGVKNINFITHILECMEKIGMPLLIHGEETDQNIDIYDREAVFIENTLEPLRKKFPKLKIVLEHITTKESVEYVKKHNSKYLSATITPHHLILNRNHMFSKGIQPYLYCLPILKKNFHQQVLREAIASGDKHFFLGSDTAPHLHKNKINFFGHAGIFNAPSSLLCYVTIFEKMNALKHLQSFCSENGPKFYNIPVNQETITLVKKPYKILKKISIGKDMIIPFLAGKTLNWSLET
- the rsmC gene encoding 16S rRNA (guanine(1207)-N(2))-methyltransferase RsmC is translated as MIFSKNSQLILRNRKIFRTKRVFFSGNIKDNLPMHLSTNQTKINFQKYNDCINFQKKNNTKNINVYNELLVSEQMTQNCDTIIYYWPKSKSEAKFQLINIMSCFPIGTKIFIVGDNSSGVKSAPLILKKWLDLKKIDNAKHCILIFGFLKKKIKFTIKDFFKTHIWKDFSIKSLPGVFGYKKIDEGSKLLASTFSENINGKILDIGSGTGFLSVCLLYSSPKANLTLTDNSVTALECSKETLYTNKLKGDVIISDLYSNIFNKFDLIISNPPFHEDLSVNFDITKKIISYSIRYLRKKGELRFVTNICFNYDFLLNKIFKTYSVMKKNNKFKVYQAFLK